In the genome of Verrucomicrobiota bacterium, one region contains:
- a CDS encoding AbrB/MazE/SpoVT family DNA-binding domain-containing protein codes for MKTVVQRWGNSLALRIPKTFAEEISVREGDEVEMNVAKGRLIVAPRPPREYHLADLVAEIRPSNLHREIVIQGPQGKEAW; via the coding sequence ATGAAAACAGTTGTCCAACGGTGGGGCAACAGTCTGGCCCTCCGAATCCCGAAGACCTTTGCCGAGGAAATCTCCGTTCGCGAAGGCGACGAAGTCGAGATGAATGTGGCCAAGGGGCGGCTCATCGTCGCGCCAAGGCCTCCACGAGAGTATCACCTGGCCGACCTGGTGGCGGAGATCCGACCGAGCAACCTGCACCGGGAAATCGTGATCCAGGGCCCTCAAGGCAAGGAGGCGTGGTAA
- a CDS encoding response regulator transcription factor: MSAKRILVIEDERVMRENVVTLLELEGFEVVSAADGPRGLELAQASRPDLILCDVMMPGVDGYGVLQAVRENSALAHIPFIFFTAKGERPDVRQDMNLGADDYLTKPVSNHELLAAITARFERQNLLNPPKRLQPDFSSAAPLEKLGLTPREAEVLLWVARGKTNSDIGIILQCSEATAKRHVVHILEKLSVETRTAAARLALEALARLLP; this comes from the coding sequence ATGAGCGCGAAACGCATTCTCGTGATCGAAGACGAACGCGTCATGCGCGAGAACGTCGTGACGCTGCTCGAACTGGAAGGCTTCGAGGTGGTGAGCGCCGCAGACGGCCCGCGGGGCCTCGAACTCGCGCAAGCGAGCCGGCCCGATTTGATCTTGTGCGACGTCATGATGCCGGGCGTGGATGGATACGGCGTCTTGCAAGCCGTGCGGGAAAACTCCGCGCTGGCGCACATTCCATTCATCTTTTTTACCGCCAAGGGCGAACGACCGGACGTTCGCCAGGACATGAATCTCGGCGCGGACGATTACTTGACCAAGCCGGTCTCGAATCACGAATTGCTGGCCGCGATTACCGCGCGCTTCGAGCGGCAAAATCTTCTGAATCCCCCAAAACGGCTTCAGCCCGATTTCTCCTCCGCGGCCCCGCTCGAAAAGCTGGGCCTGACTCCCCGCGAGGCCGAAGTGTTGCTCTGGGTCGCCCGGGGCAAAACCAATTCCGACATCGGCATCATTCTCCAATGCAGCGAGGCGACCGCCAAACGGCATGTCGTCCATATCTTGGAAAAACTCTCCGTCGAGACCCGCACGGCCGCGGCCCGCCTGGCTCTGGAAGCATTGGCTCGGCTGCTCCCGTGA
- the thrH gene encoding bifunctional phosphoserine phosphatase/homoserine phosphotransferase ThrH translates to MKQSIVTLDMEGVLTPEIWIAVAEKTQIPELRRTTRDEPDYDKLMRGRLKILDAHGLKLSDIQEVIGSLRPLDGALDFLRGLRSVVQVVILSDTFEQFAQPLLRQLEWPTLLCHRLEVVNDRIVDYKIRIPEQKKQAVAAFQRMNYRVIAAGDSYNDTEMLREAGAGFLFRAPENVRQEFPQFKAVDAYADLLELIKAAL, encoded by the coding sequence GTGAAACAATCGATTGTCACGCTGGACATGGAAGGCGTCCTGACGCCGGAGATTTGGATCGCGGTTGCAGAGAAAACCCAAATCCCCGAGCTGCGCCGCACGACCCGGGATGAACCCGATTACGACAAACTCATGCGCGGGCGGCTGAAGATATTGGACGCCCATGGATTGAAACTGTCGGACATTCAAGAAGTCATCGGCAGCCTGCGTCCGCTGGACGGCGCGCTGGATTTCCTGCGCGGGCTGCGGTCCGTCGTCCAGGTGGTGATTCTTTCGGACACCTTCGAGCAATTCGCTCAGCCCCTCCTGCGCCAACTCGAGTGGCCAACGCTGCTCTGCCATCGCCTGGAAGTGGTCAATGACCGAATCGTCGATTACAAGATCCGGATTCCAGAACAAAAGAAACAAGCCGTCGCCGCATTCCAACGGATGAATTATCGCGTCATTGCCGCGGGCGATTCTTACAACGACACCGAGATGCTGCGGGAGGCCGGCGCGGGATTTCTCTTCCGCGCTCCGGAAAATGTTCGGCAAGAATTCCCTCAGTTCAAAGCTGTGGATGCTTACGCGGATTTGCTCGAACTCATAAAGGCTGCGCTGTGA
- a CDS encoding amidohydrolase family protein, translating into MPRRYVLERGDVVRLHFNPQAGHDQAGRGPGVVLSPESYNQKTSPAFLGPVTSQVKFFVLLVLAALRFTTSTSAQEYDTVIMNGRVMDPASNFEAIRNVAISEGTIAAISAEPLKGRAVIDAKGLVVAPGFIDLHQHGQTQEDYRFKAMDGVTSALELEVGTADVDRWYAEREGKSPIHFGVSVGHIQVRMAVMGDRPDFLPPADSQGANRVATETQIAELKAQIERGLDRGAVAVGFGIQYTPSATPWEILEMFRVAARYHASCHVHLRSKRDQDLERSISGLEEIIAAAAITGAPLHVVHVQSSGGRSTPRLLQMIGEAKSNGLDVTTECYPYTAGMTDIRSAIFDEGWTRLMDIDYHNLQWPATGERLTAESFARYRKIGGLVIAHTNPEEVVRAAVAHPLTMIASDGFMQHPRGAGTYARVLGRYAREAKALSLMDGLRKMTIMPAQRLEPRAPMMKKKGRVQVGADADLVIFDADRILDRSTYEDPAQPSEGIQWALVNGVAVLREGQFQTGLTPGKALRAPLR; encoded by the coding sequence ATGCCGCGTCGCTACGTTCTCGAACGCGGCGACGTTGTTCGGCTGCATTTCAATCCTCAAGCCGGTCACGATCAGGCAGGGCGCGGGCCGGGCGTCGTGCTCTCGCCGGAGAGCTACAACCAGAAAACCAGCCCGGCCTTCCTTGGTCCCGTCACCAGCCAGGTCAAATTCTTCGTCTTACTGGTTCTCGCCGCGTTACGCTTCACCACTTCCACTTCCGCGCAGGAATATGACACCGTGATCATGAACGGACGCGTGATGGATCCGGCCTCGAACTTCGAAGCGATACGGAACGTCGCGATCTCCGAGGGAACCATCGCGGCGATTTCCGCGGAACCGTTGAAAGGGCGCGCCGTCATCGATGCCAAGGGACTCGTCGTCGCGCCCGGTTTTATCGACCTCCACCAGCACGGCCAGACGCAAGAGGATTACCGTTTCAAAGCCATGGACGGCGTCACCAGTGCCCTCGAACTCGAAGTGGGCACGGCCGATGTGGACCGTTGGTACGCCGAGCGCGAAGGAAAATCGCCCATCCATTTCGGCGTCAGCGTCGGCCACATCCAGGTGCGCATGGCGGTGATGGGAGATCGTCCGGATTTTCTGCCGCCGGCGGATTCCCAGGGCGCGAATCGAGTCGCTACGGAAACTCAGATTGCGGAATTGAAAGCGCAGATCGAACGCGGCCTGGATCGTGGCGCGGTTGCAGTCGGTTTTGGGATTCAATACACGCCAAGCGCCACGCCGTGGGAGATTCTAGAAATGTTCCGCGTCGCCGCGCGCTACCATGCTTCGTGCCACGTGCACCTTCGGAGCAAGCGCGACCAGGATTTGGAGCGCAGCATTTCAGGATTGGAGGAAATCATCGCGGCCGCCGCCATTACGGGCGCGCCGTTGCATGTGGTTCATGTCCAGAGCAGCGGTGGCCGCAGCACGCCTCGCTTGCTGCAAATGATTGGCGAAGCGAAGTCCAATGGACTCGACGTGACGACAGAATGTTATCCCTACACCGCGGGCATGACGGATATCCGATCGGCGATCTTCGACGAAGGTTGGACGAGGCTGATGGACATCGATTACCACAATCTGCAATGGCCCGCGACCGGCGAACGCCTGACGGCGGAGAGTTTTGCCCGCTACCGTAAGATCGGCGGCCTGGTCATTGCCCACACCAACCCGGAGGAAGTCGTGCGCGCCGCCGTGGCGCATCCACTGACGATGATCGCCAGCGACGGGTTCATGCAGCACCCGCGCGGCGCAGGCACCTATGCGAGGGTGCTGGGCCGTTACGCGCGCGAGGCCAAAGCCCTGAGCTTGATGGATGGTCTGCGCAAGATGACGATCATGCCTGCCCAACGCCTGGAGCCTCGCGCTCCCATGATGAAGAAGAAAGGCCGCGTACAAGTGGGCGCCGACGCCGACCTCGTGATCTTTGACGCGGACAGGATTCTGGACCGATCTACTTACGAGGATCCTGCTCAGCCCTCGGAAGGCATCCAGTGGGCTCTCGTGAACGGCGTCGCGGTCCTGCGAGAAGGCCAATTCCAAACCGGGCTGACTCCAGGCAAGGCGCTCCGCGCTCCGCTGCGCTAG
- a CDS encoding HAMP domain-containing histidine kinase yields MPRDWLDAEVEVTGVCQTGARDAGHPYGFTLYGSSTNMVKLVSRSPSSNLFGHPALPIAELSSLRVPKGHRVRLQGTVTLHQPSGPIFIQDASGAVEVQPMAALSGLDIQEGRIEHPPRHKLSPGDRIEVIGTPVRLPRGLILGHAEYQRISIGPEIPAVAVRVAELLNGSRLSQLVTLRARLIDRENRPGAGGVPTQNLILEAAGENVYATWVVSGPGQLPLKENSYVQITGVASLTVGESGVRRSSILWLRGPEDIQFLAQVAFWQRPEALRALGAAGVAVFFGVVSILALRRQVRQRTAELTEANRQLRHEIGERTRAEERVAQALEAEREIVRLKSTFVSMVSHEFRTPLGNIQSSAELLTSYFERLPRERREQLLRNIVRSTQDLAQVMEKVLLLSRVEAASYECQPEHFDLGVFCRQLVDELHCATQARCPIQLSLGELPEKVWADTTLLRHAFSNLLSNAVKYSPPGLPVEFEVQRFEHEVIFVVRDEGIGIPPQDLNRLFNAFYRGSNTNGAPGTGLGLVIVKRCVELHRGSIQIESKPERGTRVTVRVPLFAKEYETEFLRRAAAQE; encoded by the coding sequence ATGCCCCGCGATTGGTTGGACGCGGAGGTGGAAGTCACCGGCGTATGCCAGACCGGCGCGCGCGATGCGGGACACCCTTACGGATTTACGCTCTACGGATCGAGCACCAACATGGTGAAGCTTGTTTCCCGCAGTCCGTCTTCCAACCTCTTCGGCCACCCCGCGCTTCCGATCGCCGAACTTTCGTCTCTCCGAGTTCCGAAAGGCCACCGCGTCAGGCTTCAAGGCACCGTGACTCTTCACCAGCCTTCGGGCCCGATCTTCATCCAGGACGCAAGCGGGGCTGTGGAAGTGCAACCCATGGCCGCCCTGTCGGGATTGGATATCCAGGAGGGACGCATCGAGCATCCGCCGCGCCATAAATTGAGTCCGGGTGATCGGATCGAAGTGATCGGGACGCCGGTGCGCTTGCCGCGGGGATTGATCCTGGGTCACGCAGAATATCAGCGAATTAGCATCGGTCCCGAGATCCCGGCGGTCGCGGTGCGGGTGGCAGAGCTGTTAAATGGGTCGCGTCTTTCGCAACTCGTGACATTACGAGCCCGCTTGATCGATCGGGAGAATCGTCCCGGAGCCGGCGGCGTCCCCACGCAAAACCTGATCCTCGAAGCAGCCGGGGAGAATGTTTATGCCACCTGGGTTGTCAGTGGCCCCGGCCAGCTTCCCCTCAAGGAGAACAGTTATGTCCAGATCACAGGCGTCGCTTCCCTCACCGTTGGGGAATCGGGGGTCCGGCGCTCCTCCATCCTCTGGTTGCGCGGGCCCGAAGACATACAATTCCTGGCCCAGGTGGCTTTCTGGCAGCGACCGGAAGCCCTTCGCGCGCTTGGGGCGGCGGGCGTGGCGGTTTTCTTTGGGGTGGTTTCCATTCTTGCCCTGCGGCGCCAGGTGCGCCAGCGCACGGCTGAATTGACCGAGGCGAACCGGCAGTTGCGGCATGAAATCGGCGAACGCACCCGCGCCGAAGAACGTGTGGCTCAGGCCCTCGAAGCCGAACGGGAAATCGTCCGCCTCAAAAGCACGTTTGTCTCGATGGTTTCCCATGAGTTCCGCACACCGCTGGGCAACATCCAATCCAGCGCCGAATTGTTGACCAGCTATTTCGAGCGCCTGCCTCGCGAACGGCGCGAGCAACTCCTGCGCAATATCGTCAGGTCCACGCAGGACCTCGCCCAAGTCATGGAAAAAGTGCTGCTCTTGAGCCGGGTCGAAGCCGCCAGCTACGAATGCCAGCCCGAACACTTCGACCTCGGTGTGTTTTGCCGCCAACTCGTCGATGAACTGCACTGCGCTACCCAGGCTCGGTGTCCGATTCAATTGTCGCTCGGAGAATTGCCCGAAAAAGTCTGGGCGGACACGACGCTTTTGCGCCATGCCTTCTCCAACCTGTTGTCCAACGCCGTCAAATACTCGCCCCCGGGCTTGCCGGTGGAATTTGAGGTACAGCGTTTCGAGCACGAAGTGATCTTCGTCGTTCGCGATGAGGGCATCGGCATCCCGCCGCAGGATTTGAACCGGTTGTTCAATGCCTTTTATCGCGGGAGCAATACGAATGGAGCGCCCGGCACAGGCCTCGGATTGGTGATCGTGAAACGCTGTGTCGAATTGCACCGCGGCTCGATCCAGATCGAAAGTAAGCCCGAACGAGGCACTCGCGTCACCGTGCGCGTGCCGCTCTTCGCCAAAGAGTATGAAACCGAATTCCTCCGCCGCGCGGCGGCACAGGAGTGA